The Macrococcoides canis genome has a window encoding:
- the purE gene encoding 5-(carboxyamino)imidazole ribonucleotide mutase, whose amino-acid sequence MTVAVIMGSSSDWETMKEAVTMLEAFGIDYEASVVSAHRTPLEMVDFAKSAREKGIEIIIAGAGGAAHLPGMVASMTTLPVIGVPIESKALKGMDSLLSIVQMPGGIPVATTAIGKPGAKNAGILAARMLSLKDSALVQKLDDFEASLVKKVEAMQHDLK is encoded by the coding sequence GTGACAGTAGCAGTAATAATGGGATCTTCTTCTGACTGGGAGACGATGAAAGAAGCGGTGACAATGCTGGAAGCTTTCGGTATCGACTATGAGGCAAGTGTTGTTTCTGCGCATCGTACACCCCTTGAGATGGTTGATTTTGCGAAGTCTGCACGAGAGAAAGGGATTGAGATTATTATCGCGGGTGCTGGTGGTGCGGCGCACTTGCCGGGAATGGTCGCTTCGATGACGACGCTTCCGGTGATCGGTGTGCCGATCGAATCGAAAGCTTTGAAAGGGATGGATTCCTTATTATCTATCGTACAGATGCCTGGTGGGATTCCGGTAGCGACAACTGCTATCGGTAAGCCGGGTGCGAAGAATGCCGGTATTCTTGCTGCGCGTATGCTCAGCTTGAAGGATAGTGCTTTAGTACAGAAGCTGGACGATTTCGAAGCATCTTTAGTCAAGAAAGTGGAGGCGATGCAGCATGACCTTAAATAA